The DNA window GCACCGGACTATCGGCAGACAAGCCGCCACAGCGACGTGACCTCGGCCGTGCGCGCCTCGAACAGGGGATCGTCGCGGTCCGATGCCTTCGGATGCGTTGGCTTGGTGTCCAGCCGCTCCACCACCTTCAGCCCGGCCGCCGTGATGGCGGTCAGCAGATCGTCGCGCGTCCGCAGGCCAAGGTGCTCGGCCAGGTCGGAGAGGACAAGCCAGCCCTCACCGCCCGGCTCCAGATGGTCGGTGAGTTCGTTCAGGAAGCGGAAGAGCATCCTGCTTCCGGGGTCGTAGACGGCGTTGTCCAGGGTGGAATGCGGCGTGGCCGGAATCCAGGGCGGGTTGCACACGATCAGGGGTGCCCGTCCGGGCGGGAACATGTCGGTCAGGACGGCCTCAGCACGGTCCTGGACGCCGAGGTTCCGGAAATTCTCAGCGGCGCAGGCGATTGCACGCGGTTCATTGTCCGTCGCCACCACGCGGTGGACGCCACGGCGCGCGAGGACGGCAGCGAGCACCCCCGTGCCGGTTCCGACGTCGAACGCCAGCGTGTCAGAGGGAAGCGCAGCGGCGGCCACGAGATCCACATACTCGCTCCGGGTGGGGAAGAACGTGCCATAGTGCGGGTGGATGCGGCCCTGCAGGGCATCGACGTGGACGCCATTCCGTCGCCACTCGTGGGCGCCAATGGCCCCGACAAGCTCATGCAGGGACACAATGGAAGATTCGCCGATATCACCGTACGCTTCAGCGGCGGCCTGCCGGATGTCCGGTGCGCGGCGCAGCGGCACCACGGGGCCCGGATCAAGAGGAATCAGCAGCAGGCCGAGAACGCGTGCACGGTGCGAGCGGGACTGGCGGTGCCGGTAGAACCTATCGGCCGGAGTTGCTGCGGTCTCTTTCTTTCCGGCGCCCATCCGCCGGTCCATGGCGTTGAGGATCTGCCGCGCGTTGTGGAAGTCACCGTGCCAGAGCATCGCGATCCCCTGTGACGCCATCCGGTTCGCATCATCGGCCGTAAGAGAGTCGGAGACCACTTCGACGCGCGTCGGCGCCGGCCTGCCGTTGGCAGAACGCCATCGCGCGGTCATGCTGCCACCGGCCTCGGCCCAGGTCACGACGGCGGGATCATCCACCGCAGCTGTGCGCGAGGGATTGGGGACCGGCGTCGGGATTCCCACGGGAGCTGGCGTGTCAGTAGTGATATAGATCCATTCCAAGTGTCCGGGGGCGGATCGGAGACTGACGATTGCGGGCGGCGATTCCACGACGTGCATTGTCAGGATACAGGGGTGCCGTGGTCGCCACCCGACCGGGCACCGCCGTCGTACTCCCTTACTCCGAGGTGTGTGGTGCGTTCAGTTCGCCTACAATCTCCACTTCAAGCGCCGCTATGGTGGCCTCGGGCAGGACGATGAGGCCGTCCAGCCACCGCCGGTTCACGGCGGCGTGCGCTGCCATGAGGGCGGCGACCTGGGCCTGGCTGGCTTGTTCCGCCTGCACCGCCTGGTTTCTGATTTTGTACAGCTCAATGCGACGACGGTGCCGGCGTTCGCTGGCCTTGGACCACGACCTTGCCCACCCTCCGGCGATTCCGCTGAGAGGCCACTGCCCCCGTCGCACCCCAAGGGGAGGCCCGAAGCCCGGCTCAACCCGTCAGTTCGTTCAGCCGGGTCCGGAGGTAGCGCCGTTCGGCGTCGTTCTCACTGAGGATCAACGCCTCCTCGAAGGCGACCCGCGCCTCGCCGAGACGGCCCACCCGGGTCAGGAAGTCGGCGCGTGCGGCGGCCAAATATGGGTAGCGGGCCAGCTGGGGCACGGCACCTAGCGCATCCAGCTCCGCCAAACCTTCCGCCGGGCCCACCGCAAAGCCGAGGGCTATGGCCCGGTTGAGTTGGACAACGGGAGATGGCCACGTCTCCATGAGCACGTCGTAGAGCCCCAGGATCTCCTGCCAGTCAGTGTCGGACCACGACGCGCTCTCGTCATGGACGGCCGCGATCGCCGCCATGACGGCGAAGCGGCCCGGGGGCCGCGAGTTCAACGCCTCGCCCAGGAGCGCCACCCCTTCTTCGATGGCCGGCCGGTCCCATTTCGACCGGTCCTGGTCCTCCATCAGCACGAGGTCCCGGTGTTCATCGAGCCGGGCGCCCCTGCGAGCGTCGGTGAGCACAACGAGAGCCAGGAGCCCGGCGACGTCGCGGTCGTGGGGAAGCAGGAGCCGGAGCATTCTCGCGAGCTCAAGGCCGCGTTCCGCGAGATCACGGCGCATCAGGTCTGCTCCTGACGGGGCCGTGTGCCCGGTGGTGTACACCAGGTAGACGACGGACAGCACGCCGTCGACGCGCTCGTGCAGCTCGGACGCCGCCGGCACACGGTAGGGGATGTGCGCGGCCGCGATCTTCTTCTTGGCCCGGGTGATCCGAGCCGCCATCGTGGCCTCGGGCAGCAGAAACGCCCGCGCCACATCAGCCGTGGAAAGGCCACAGAGGAGCCGCAGCGTCAGGGCGACCTGGGCGTCAATCGCCAGCGCCGGGTGGCAGCAGGTGAAGATCAACTGCAGCCGGTCATCGGCAATGTCTTCCGAGTCCCGGCCCGGCTCGTCCTCTGTGTACTCCTCCGGATCGAACAGCTTGGGGAGCGCCCGCTGCGCCGTCGCGGCACGGCGATGCATGTCCAGGGCCCGACGGCGGGCGGTCACCGTGAGCCACGCGCCAGGGTTCTTCGGGATGCCGCGCGGACCCCACGTGGACAGTGCGCTGGCATACGCGTCCTGGACGGCTTCTTCAGCGGTATCGATATCACCGCTAACACGTACGGTGGCCGCCAGCACGAAGGCCCACTCCCTGCGGTGCGCATCGGCAACCGCGGCAGCAACCTCCGTGCTGGCGGCCTGCGCCATCAGCTGACCATTCGCACGGGCCGGACCTCTACCCCGATGCCGGCGGGAACCTCCTTGGCGATCTCCAGCGCCTCGTCAAGGTCGTCTGCCTCGATCAGGTAGTAGCCGCCCAGCGTTTCCTTCGACTCGGCGAAAGGACCATCCGTGACCGAGAATCCACCCGCTCCGTCGCGCCGGATGGACGTCGCCGTCGAAGGTGGCTGCAGTGCGGCCCCGTTGAGCAGGGACGTGCCGCGGCGCTGCTGGAACTCCTGGTAAGGCGCGCTCATGTCCTCGCCGTCGGATTGTTTCGCCGCTTCGTCCTGGAAGATCAGGACCAGATACTTTGACATTTTCGTGCTCCCTTCGTCGTAACTCTGGTTTGCGCTTTCACTGCAACGACGTCGAAGACCTCGTTGTCAGAAGGGCCTTCCAATCGAGCCCTT is part of the Arthrobacter sp. KBS0703 genome and encodes:
- a CDS encoding RNA polymerase sigma factor, whose translation is MAQAASTEVAAAVADAHRREWAFVLAATVRVSGDIDTAEEAVQDAYASALSTWGPRGIPKNPGAWLTVTARRRALDMHRRAATAQRALPKLFDPEEYTEDEPGRDSEDIADDRLQLIFTCCHPALAIDAQVALTLRLLCGLSTADVARAFLLPEATMAARITRAKKKIAAAHIPYRVPAASELHERVDGVLSVVYLVYTTGHTAPSGADLMRRDLAERGLELARMLRLLLPHDRDVAGLLALVVLTDARRGARLDEHRDLVLMEDQDRSKWDRPAIEEGVALLGEALNSRPPGRFAVMAAIAAVHDESASWSDTDWQEILGLYDVLMETWPSPVVQLNRAIALGFAVGPAEGLAELDALGAVPQLARYPYLAAARADFLTRVGRLGEARVAFEEALILSENDAERRYLRTRLNELTG
- a CDS encoding class I SAM-dependent methyltransferase — translated: MHVVESPPAIVSLRSAPGHLEWIYITTDTPAPVGIPTPVPNPSRTAAVDDPAVVTWAEAGGSMTARWRSANGRPAPTRVEVVSDSLTADDANRMASQGIAMLWHGDFHNARQILNAMDRRMGAGKKETAATPADRFYRHRQSRSHRARVLGLLLIPLDPGPVVPLRRAPDIRQAAAEAYGDIGESSIVSLHELVGAIGAHEWRRNGVHVDALQGRIHPHYGTFFPTRSEYVDLVAAAALPSDTLAFDVGTGTGVLAAVLARRGVHRVVATDNEPRAIACAAENFRNLGVQDRAEAVLTDMFPPGRAPLIVCNPPWIPATPHSTLDNAVYDPGSRMLFRFLNELTDHLEPGGEGWLVLSDLAEHLGLRTRDDLLTAITAAGLKVVERLDTKPTHPKASDRDDPLFEARTAEVTSLWRLVCR
- a CDS encoding YciI family protein, with amino-acid sequence MSKYLVLIFQDEAAKQSDGEDMSAPYQEFQQRRGTSLLNGAALQPPSTATSIRRDGAGGFSVTDGPFAESKETLGGYYLIEADDLDEALEIAKEVPAGIGVEVRPVRMVS